A section of the Solitalea canadensis DSM 3403 genome encodes:
- a CDS encoding DoxX family protein yields MTKRNKIIYWISTLWLALGMLSTGIVQLLKVKENIEPVLNLGYPIYFLTLIGIWKMLGVIAILIPKFPLLKEWTYAGFFFLMTGAMFSHIVAGNPFKEIAPSLLLLTLTVVSWYFRPVDRKIMTVNVGTV; encoded by the coding sequence ATGACTAAGAGAAACAAAATCATCTATTGGATTTCTACCCTTTGGCTTGCATTGGGAATGCTGTCGACAGGGATTGTCCAGCTACTTAAAGTAAAAGAGAACATTGAGCCTGTTTTAAACCTAGGCTACCCTATTTACTTCCTGACACTGATCGGTATCTGGAAAATGTTAGGTGTGATAGCGATACTGATCCCTAAATTTCCTTTACTGAAGGAATGGACCTATGCTGGCTTTTTCTTTTTAATGACCGGAGCAATGTTTTCACATATTGTAGCAGGAAACCCTTTCAAAGAAATTGCACCATCATTGCTGTTATTAACACTAACTGTAGTATCTTGGTACTTCAGACCTGTGGATAGAAAAATCATGACGGTAAATGTCGGGACGGTTTAA
- a CDS encoding MepB family protein, translating into MAKDWMISNKQLIATKELVYDKCGIEITQIQKQEESSEYEAHTFNINNKKIAFRAAKITPTKVGQFVTLWKRIENGPIQPYNSADDIDFFIVSVCNDESFGQFVFPKHVLVEKDIVAKDNIGGKRGDTCISSMGYNQ; encoded by the coding sequence ATGGCAAAGGATTGGATGATTAGTAATAAGCAACTTATTGCGACAAAGGAACTTGTTTACGATAAGTGTGGTATTGAAATTACGCAGATTCAAAAACAAGAAGAAAGCTCAGAATATGAAGCACATACGTTTAATATAAATAACAAGAAGATAGCATTCAGAGCTGCTAAAATTACCCCGACCAAAGTTGGCCAATTTGTTACTTTATGGAAGCGAATTGAAAACGGGCCTATTCAGCCTTACAATAGTGCGGATGATATTGATTTTTTTATCGTTAGTGTTTGTAACGATGAAAGTTTTGGTCAGTTTGTATTCCCTAAGCATGTGTTAGTTGAAAAAGATATAGTAGCAAAAGATAATATAGGTGGAAAAAGAGGGGATACGTGTATATCCTCCATGGGATACAACCAATAG
- a CDS encoding YdeI/OmpD-associated family protein — protein MLIQQTENVQAARQMRFVNLMDLLEKEAILKTYIHEAIEVEKAGLKVELKQTSEFKMVEEFQHRLDTFPALKTAFEGLTPGRQRGYLLHFSQAKQAKTRESRIDKSIPQILNGKGLDD, from the coding sequence GTGCTGATCCAGCAAACGGAAAATGTTCAGGCAGCCCGTCAAATGCGTTTTGTTAATCTAATGGATCTCCTTGAAAAGGAAGCTATTTTAAAAACCTATATCCATGAAGCTATTGAGGTGGAAAAAGCAGGTTTAAAAGTGGAGTTAAAACAAACCTCGGAATTTAAAATGGTAGAAGAGTTTCAGCACAGATTAGACACCTTCCCTGCCCTAAAAACTGCTTTTGAAGGCTTGACTCCCGGACGCCAGAGAGGTTATTTGCTTCATTTTTCACAAGCCAAACAAGCTAAAACCCGTGAATCAAGAATTGATAAATCTATTCCGCAAATTCTGAATGGCAAAGGATTGGATGATTAG
- a CDS encoding hemolysin family protein, which translates to MEIIIIFFLTLLNGFFALSEIALVSVKRSRMEHLALQGKSSAKTVLGLLENPEHFLSSVQVGITLIGIISGAYGGATLTDNLEQYVVQFNVLKPHAHTISLIIVIGAITYFSIVIGELVPKSIAMNNAERIALFCAPIIKVFTSITFPFVKLLSVSTTVILKVFRIKDNGSDTISEDELRFMLKTAGTQGVLEKEESEVHQNLFSFTDQIAKTLMTHSSELEWIDVNDSAEEIYDKVMHSAHSKFPVCDGDIDQVLGFMTIRDFLGKRKDDDFKLNNILQEPIFISGNTPAFTILNLFKKHKKHLAFVVDEYGAIKGMITLHDLTEAIVGDLPDEDEIDDQDIFAREDGSLLLNGKTSIYDLNQYLNKEIIENRPNRYTTISGFIIYNLKRLPQTGDVFVHENYRFEIIDMDGRKVDKILMVAE; encoded by the coding sequence ATGGAAATTATTATTATTTTCTTTCTTACACTATTAAACGGATTTTTTGCTTTATCGGAAATTGCTCTTGTTTCAGTGAAAAGAAGTCGGATGGAACATTTAGCGCTTCAGGGTAAGTCGAGTGCTAAAACCGTTCTCGGCCTTCTTGAAAATCCTGAACATTTTCTTTCTTCTGTTCAGGTTGGAATAACCTTAATCGGAATTATATCCGGTGCGTATGGAGGTGCTACACTTACTGATAATTTAGAACAATATGTCGTTCAGTTCAATGTATTAAAACCCCATGCACATACTATTTCATTAATTATTGTTATTGGAGCAATTACCTATTTTTCCATCGTTATTGGCGAATTAGTACCTAAATCTATCGCGATGAATAATGCAGAACGTATTGCATTGTTTTGCGCTCCGATCATAAAAGTATTTACCTCTATAACCTTTCCTTTTGTTAAGTTATTATCGGTTTCAACTACTGTAATTCTAAAAGTTTTTAGGATAAAGGATAATGGATCTGATACCATCAGCGAAGATGAGCTACGTTTTATGCTGAAAACAGCCGGCACGCAAGGCGTGTTAGAAAAAGAAGAAAGCGAAGTGCATCAGAATCTTTTTTCATTTACAGATCAGATCGCCAAAACGTTAATGACACATAGTTCTGAATTGGAATGGATCGATGTTAATGATTCAGCTGAAGAAATCTATGACAAAGTAATGCATAGTGCACATTCAAAGTTTCCGGTTTGCGACGGAGATATCGATCAAGTTTTGGGTTTCATGACCATTCGTGATTTTCTGGGTAAACGTAAAGATGATGATTTTAAACTGAACAACATTTTACAAGAGCCTATTTTTATCTCAGGTAACACCCCTGCTTTTACCATTCTTAATTTGTTTAAGAAACACAAAAAGCATTTGGCATTTGTCGTGGACGAATACGGAGCTATTAAAGGAATGATTACTCTTCATGATTTAACTGAAGCCATTGTTGGTGATTTACCTGATGAGGATGAAATAGATGATCAGGATATTTTTGCCCGTGAAGACGGTAGTTTACTTTTAAACGGCAAAACATCCATTTATGACCTAAATCAATACCTTAATAAAGAAATCATCGAAAACAGACCTAATCGTTATACTACGATTTCAGGGTTCATCATTTATAATTTAAAGCGTTTGCCGCAAACCGGTGATGTATTCGTACATGAAAATTATCGTTTTGAAATTATCGATATGGATGGCCGAAAAGTTGATAAAATATTAATGGTCGCTGAATAA
- a CDS encoding DUF4256 domain-containing protein, translating to MTNIKKQLSPDQQQELLKTLKTRFEKHMDRHKGVEWAKVQAKLEANPDKLWSLNEMEFTGGEPDVVSFENTKADEYIFCDCSAESPKGRRSICYDHEALEKRKEHKPDDSAINMAADMGVELLTEEQYRELQKHGNFDLKTSSWVVTPTDVRKLGGALFCDRRYNTVFLYHNGADSYYAARGFRGLLKV from the coding sequence ATGACTAACATAAAAAAACAATTATCACCAGATCAACAACAAGAACTGCTTAAAACACTCAAAACCCGTTTTGAGAAACACATGGATCGTCATAAAGGTGTTGAATGGGCGAAAGTTCAGGCAAAACTGGAGGCTAATCCGGATAAATTATGGTCGCTGAACGAAATGGAATTTACAGGCGGCGAACCGGATGTTGTCAGTTTTGAAAATACTAAAGCAGATGAATATATTTTCTGTGATTGTTCAGCAGAAAGTCCGAAAGGCCGTAGAAGCATTTGTTACGACCATGAAGCATTGGAAAAACGAAAAGAACATAAACCGGACGACAGCGCCATAAATATGGCAGCTGATATGGGAGTTGAGCTTTTAACCGAAGAACAATACCGTGAATTACAAAAACATGGCAATTTTGATTTAAAAACTTCCAGCTGGGTGGTTACCCCTACCGATGTTCGCAAACTTGGTGGCGCGCTCTTTTGCGACCGTCGTTATAATACTGTTTTTCTATATCATAACGGGGCAGATTCTTACTATGCAGCAAGAGGATTTCGGGGTTTGCTGAAGGTTTAG
- a CDS encoding SRPBCC family protein, with translation MSNSVTLHRVLKATPEKVYRAFIDPNALASWIPPYGFLCTVHSMEVRMGGKYKMSFTNFSTGNSHSFGGEYLELKPNEFLKYTDQFDDPNLPGEMITTVWLTKVSVGTEVKITQEGIPDVIPAEMCYLGWQESLEKLIKLVEPEIPDA, from the coding sequence ATGTCAAACAGCGTAACATTACACAGAGTTCTTAAAGCAACTCCCGAAAAGGTTTATCGTGCCTTCATCGACCCTAATGCACTTGCATCGTGGATTCCTCCCTACGGTTTTCTTTGTACTGTTCACAGTATGGAAGTAAGAATGGGTGGCAAATACAAAATGTCTTTCACTAATTTTTCTACCGGCAATAGTCATTCTTTCGGTGGTGAATACCTTGAACTTAAACCTAATGAGTTCTTAAAGTACACCGACCAATTTGACGATCCTAATTTGCCTGGTGAAATGATCACTACAGTTTGGCTTACAAAGGTTTCTGTAGGTACAGAGGTTAAAATTACGCAGGAAGGCATTCCAGATGTAATTCCGGCTGAGATGTGCTACTTAGGATGGCAGGAATCATTAGAAAAATTAATAAAATTAGTTGAACCAGAAATTCCTGATGCCTGA
- a CDS encoding MepB family protein, whose translation MEKEGIRVYPPWDTTNSKQAQKTQNWQLAYFLNVSKDDQIDFSHVKALYHL comes from the coding sequence GTGGAAAAAGAGGGGATACGTGTATATCCTCCATGGGATACAACCAATAGCAAACAAGCTCAAAAAACTCAAAATTGGCAACTGGCCTATTTTTTAAATGTGTCTAAAGATGATCAGATTGATTTTTCGCATGTAAAAGCTCTTTATCATCTATAA